A stretch of DNA from Streptomyces sp. NBC_01197:
CCGCGAAGCAGCTTCCCTGTCGGGGGCCGCCCCCCAGCCGGAGCCCGACCCGGCCTCCCGGCCGGGAACCGGCTCCCGGGCCGCCCGGCCCCGCGCCGTCGTGATCGGCGGCGGAATCGGCGGGCTGACGGCCGCCGCGGCTCTGTACGGGATCGGCTGGCAGGTGACCGTGCTGGAGCGCTCGGCCACTGTCGCATCCGTCGGATCGGCCATCTCGCTCGCCCCCAATGCCCAGCGCGCTCTCGACGTCATCGGGCTCGGCGACGAGATCCGCGCGTTGGCCGCCTGGCAGGGGGACGGCGGACTGCGCACACCGGGCGGCCGCTGGCTCTCACGTACCAGCACCGAAGCGGCGCGGCGGGCGTTCGGCGGGTCCGTCGTCCTGCTGCCCCGCGCCACTCTCGTGGACCGTCTCGCAGCCCAGCTGCCCGCCGGGTGCATACGGGCCGCGAACTGGCCGACCCGGGCACCCCCGGCAGGCCGGCCGTAGTGCGTACGGTGGACGGGGACATCGAAGCGGAGCTCGTCGTCGGCGCCGACGGCATCAACTCCGCCGTGCGCCGGACGCTCTTCCCCGCCCACCCCGGCCCCGTCTACGCCGGGTTCACCACCTGGCGTGTCATCGTTCCCGCGCCCGCCCGGCCCTTCCCGCCGCACGAGACCTGGGGCCGCGGGCAGTTGTGGGGCAGCCAGCCGATGCGGGACGGCCGCGTTTACGGTTACGCCGCCGCGGCGGCGCCCGAAGGCGGTCATGCTCCGGACGACGAGCAGGCCGAACTGCGGCGCCGTTACGGCGAATGGCACGACCCCGTCCCCGGCCTCATCGAGGCGGCCGAACCGGACCTGGTCCTGCGCCACGACGTCCGGCACCTGGCCGAGCCGCTGCCCGCCCACCACCGCGGGCGGACCGTACTGGTCGGCGACGCGGCGCACGCCATGACCCCGAGCCTCGGACAAGGCGGTAACCAGGCCATCGAGGACGCCGTCGTCCTCGCCCACCACGCCACCCCGTCGGCCGAGCTCACGGCCGCCCTCGCCGCGTACACGGCGGAGCGGCTCCCGCGGACGGCGGCGATCGCCCGCCAGGCCGCCAGGACAGGCCGGCTGACCCTGCTGCGCAGCGCACCGGCGGTAGCCGCGCGCACCGCGCTCATCAGTACGTTCTCCCTGCTGGGGCCCAATCTGGTGATGCGATCCTTCGCGGACATCGCGGGCTGGCAGCCGCCGCAGCGCACGTATGCTGCCCAGGCACACGGCACCGGAAACGGCACCGGAACACGACAGGCCGGTCAGCAGCCGGCCGACAGAGCGACACGTGCACAGAGCGACACATCGACAGACGGATAGATCGACAGACGGATAGGGAGGCCCCTGTGAAGGTCGGCTGCATCGGGCTCGGGGACATCGCGCAGAAGGCATATCTGCCGGTACTGACGGCCCTGCCCGGGATCGAACTGCATCTCCAGACCCGGACCCCGGCGACCCTCACCCGTACCGCCGAGACCTTCCGCATCCCGGCGGACCGGTGCCACACCGATCTGGACTCCCTGCTCGCGCAGAACCTTGATGCCGCGTTCGTCCACGCACCGACCGGTGTGCACCCCCAGATCGTGAGCCGGCTGCTCAGGGAGGGGGTGGCGACGTACGTCGACAAGCCGCTCTCGTACGAACTCGCCGAGTCCGAGCGGCTGGTGGCCCTCGCAGAGGACCGCGGTGTGAGCCTCGCCGTCGGCTTCAACCGGCGGCTGGCACCGGGCTACGCCCAGTGCGCCGACCACCCGCGCGACCTGATCCTGATGCAGAAGAACCGGACGGACCTCGCGGAGGACCCGCGCACCCTGGTGCTCGACGACTTCATCCACGTCGTCGACACCCTCCGCTTCCTGGCGCCGGGCCCGGTCGAGCACGTCGATGTGCGGGCCCGGATCCGTGCCGGGCTGATGCACCACGTGGTGCTCCACCTGTCCGGTGACGGTTTCTCCGCGATCGGCTCGATGAACCGGGTGAGCGGCTCCACCGAGGAGATCCTCGAAGTCTCGGGCCACGGCACCAAGCGACAGGTCGTCAATCTCGCGGAGACCATCGACCACAAGGGGCAGCCGACGGTCCGCCGCCGCGGCGACTGGGTGCCGGTGGCACGCCAGCGCGGCATCGAGCAGTGCGTGCTGGGCTTCCTCGAAGCGGTGACGGCGGGCAAACTGCTCAGCGCCAGGGACGCCCTGCTGACCCATGAGCTCTGCGAGCGGGTGGTCCTGCGGGCTCAGGCGCAGGCCGTCTGACCGAGCGCAGCCCTTCGACGGCGCACAGCACGGCGAGTACGGCCAGGGCGCCGTGGACAGGCCAGTCGCCGAACCTGACGTAGAGCGTCGTGCCGTGGGCCAGCGGGATGTCGTACACCTGCGAAGTGCTGCGGCCGGTTCCCAGCAGGGGGCCGGCCCGGTCGCCGCCGGGGCCGTACACCGCGCTCACTCCGGTGAGCGTGGCGTGCACCATCGGGCGGCCGCTCTCGGCCGCCCGCAGCGCGGCCAGCGACGCGTGCTGCTCGGGCGCCCAGCTGTGCTGGAACGATGAGGTCGACGACTGGGCCACCAGGAGTTGCGAGCCGTCCCTCGTCAGCTGCCTGCTCATGTCGGGGAAGGCTGTCTCGAAGCAGATCAGCGGCCCCACCCGCAGTCCGCTGGGCAGCTTCATGACGACCTGGTGCGTGCCGTGTCTGCGGTCCTCGCCCGCGGCCCGCCCTACCGATGTCGCCCAGCCGAGCAGCGAACGCGCCGGGATGTACTCGCCGAACGGAACCAGCCGCATCTTGTCGTAGCGGTCGCCGGTCAGCCCGGTGGGACCGACGAGTACGGAACTCTTGTAGATGCCCGGTGCGTCGGACCGCCTGGCATCCACATTGACCAGGATGTCCGCGCCGGTTTCCCGGGACAGCCGGGCGATACGCGCCGTCAGATCCGGGCGGGCCGCCAGATCCTGGCCGACGCTGCTCTCACCCCACACCACCAGGCCGACATGGCGGCCCGCCAGTTGCCGGGTCAGCGCCTCACTGCGGGCGAAGCGGGCGTTGACGCCCGGTACGACTCCCGGCTGGACGACCGCGATCCGCGTGCCGCCCGACGTCTCGGGGCGCGGCACCCACATCCAGACGGCCCCGGTGAGGACGGCGCAGGCCAGCACCCCGGCCGCTGCCGTCGTACGGGCCGACTCGACCACCAGCAGCGCCACGACTCCGGTGTTGACCGCCACCACGAGGAGGCTCACCAGCCAGACCCCGCCCACCGAGGCGAGCCGCAGCGCCGGTGCGACCTGCCACTGGCTGGAGCCCAGCAGCCCCCAGGGGCCGCCGAGCCCCTGCCAGGACCTCACCAGCTCGACCATCAGCCACCCGGAGGGCAGCACGAGCAGAGCGGCCGCCACCCGCGCGGCGCTCGCCGCTCCGCCCAGCATCCAGCGGACCAGCCACCCCCACGGCGCCCAGAGCAGCCCGAGCAGCGCGGCCAGCACCACGATGAAGACATTCAGGCTCGGAATCAGCCAGTGGTGCACAGTGATCATGAACCCGGTACCGCCGAGCCAGCCGTCCAGGGCGGCCCGCCGCCCCGTGGGCGCCGCACGTACCAGCAGCATCCAGGGCACCAGGGCCACATAGGCGAACCACCAGAGGGACGGCGCCGGGAAGGCGAACATCGGCAGCCCGCCGGCCAGCAGCGCCGCGGCGCCGCGCCACCAGGGCGAGCGGCCGGCCCTGCGCAGTCGCTCCAGCGGAATCCGCATCCGGCGCCTCCTCGCTCCCGCCCGGTGAGCAGCCTCGTGCGGACAGTCTCCGCCGAGTTGTCGCTTCCCACAGTGTGGGGGAGCGAGACGGCTGCCGACAGTGCGCCCGCACACGCCCGGCGTGTCAGATCCCGCCCGGCGCGCGCCGCCACTTCTCCTGTACGACGACGCCGAGCAGCCGCCAGCCGCTCTCCGTACGCACCAGGCTGAAGGCGTAGCGGCCGCCCGAGACGAAGTCCGGCGCGGCCGGTGCCGCGGCGCCTCCGGAAGCAGCATCGGTACCCGCACCGTCGGCACCCGCACCGTCGGGCGACCGGGACTTCAGCCGCATCGGATTGAGGTAGTCGGCCTGCAGCTCCGCCCGGTCTCCCGGGTAGCCGCCGAGATCCTGGAGCCGCAGCCGCCGGTTGACGATGAGGTGCTGGCGTACCGGAAAGAGCCGCATCATGTCCGCGAGCCAGTCGGCGACCTCCGACGCGGGCCCCTCCACCCCGCCGGCCGCGCGGTAGTCGGCCCGGCCGTCCGGTGCGAACAGGGCCCGGTAGTCGGCCCATTGGCCGTCGTCCACGGCCACCGCGTATCCGGTGATCAGATCGTCGATGTCCAGCCGGTCCATCACGGTAGCGAGTTCCACGCGCTGAGTCATCGGATCAGTCTCCGGCACCCGGTGTCCCGGGCCAAGGGGTCTGCAGGACCGCCTCGGCCCCCCGTACGGGACCGTGACCGGCAGCCCACTTGAACAGCGGCTCGACATCCCACGCCGGCCCCGGGGAGAGTGACGCGGATGACTGTACGCATCGAACGCAACGGCCCCGTCACCACTGTCGTGCTCGCACGGCCCGAGGCGCGCAACGCCGTCGACGGCCCCACCGCTCTCGCGCTGGCCGACGCCTTCCGCACCTTCGACGCCGACCCGGACGCGGCGGTGGCCGTGCTCTGGGGCGAAGGTGGCACCTTCTGCGCGGGGGCCGACCTGAAGGCTGTCGGCACCCCGCGCGGCAACACCGTCACCGCCACCGTCGGCGAAGGGGACGGCCCGATGGGGCCGACCCGGATGCGGCTCGGGAAGCCGGTGATCGCCGCCGTCTCCGGACACGCGGTGGCCGGCGGGCTGGAACTCGCGCTCTGGTGCGATCTGCGGGTGGCCGACGAGGACGCCGTGTTCGGGGTGTTCTGCCGGCGCTGGGGCGTACCGCTGATCGACGGCGGGACCGTACGGCTGCCCCGGCTCATCGGTGAGAGCCGGGCGATGGACCTGGTGCTGACCGGGCGCCCGGTCGGCGCGGCCGAGGCGCACACGATCGGTCTGGCCAACCGGGTGGTCCCCGCCGGTACCGCACGGGCGGCTGCCGAGGAACTCGCCGCATCCATCGCCGCGTTCCCGCAGACCTGTCTGCGCGAGGACCGGCTCGCGCTGCTGGAGCAGGGCGGTCTGTCCGAGGACGACGCGCTGGCGGGTGAACTGAGGCACGGGCGGATCTCGCTCACGCGGATGCAGCGCGGAGTGGACGAGTTCGCCGCCGGTGCGGGAAGGCACGGATCGTTCGGTCCAACGCCCGGCCTGTGAACCGGCGTTGAGGTGCCCGCACATCACCGGGACGACCGCCGCCTGACGTGCCCGCACACGACCGGCCGTCCGTTGACCTGCCCGCACGTCACCCGCTGGCAGTTTGCCGCCATGGCGCCTATCCGCCAGCCCATTCGCCCCACGGCCGCCGCGAGCACCCCGAGACTCTTCGCAGTGCCCGGGACCACCACCCCCGTCAGCCCGGGCCCCCGGAGAGAGGGGCACCATGACCAGAGCACCCGCGTGGCGAAGAGCCAGATGGCTCTCCGCCGGACTCGCGCTCGCACTGCTCCCGGCAGGCCAGGCGCTCGCGGCGACAGGAGCGGCCCAGGCCCCCGCGCCGTCCCGTACCGCGCCGCCGTCCGCCACCGCCCACGCGACGCACACCGTCACACTGATCACCGGTGACCGGGTGACCGTCACCGACCTCGGCGGCGGACACAGCACGGTCTCCGTCGAGCGCCCGAAGGGCGCGACCGGAGCCGTCCGCAGTCAGACGTCCAACGGCCGGGTCACCGTGCTGCCCGACGAGGCTCTGCCCTATCTCCGCTCGGGCGTCCTCGACAAGCGGCTCTTCGACGTCACCGGCCTCATCGAGCAGGGGCTCGGTACGGGCAAGACCGACGGGCTGCCGCTGATCGTCACGTACGGCAAGGGCGCCCGCAGCGCCGCACCGAGCGGCGCCACGACCGTCCGGTCCCTGCCGAGCGTCGGCGGCGCCGCCGTGCGGGCCGCCTCGTCCGGCACCTTCTGGAAGTCGCTCACCGACTCCCGTACCCGGCAGGCCGGTTCGTTCGCCGACGGGGTCAGGAAGGTCTGGCTCGACGGCCAGGTCAAGGCCGACATGGCCGAGAGCAACGCGCAGATAGGCACCCCAGCCGCCTGGCAGGCCGGACTCACCGGCAAGGGCGTCAAGGTCGCTGTTCTGGACACCGGCGTGGACGCCGACCACCCCGACCTCAAGGGCCGGATCAGCGCGTCCAAGTCGTTCATCGCCGGCGAGGACACCACCGACCGCAACGGCCACGGCACCCACACCACGTCGACCGTGGGCGGCAGCGGGGCCGCGTCCGACGGCAAGGAGAAGGGCGTCGCCCCGGACGCCGACCTGGCCGTCGGGAAGGTGCTGTCCGACGAGGGCTCCGGCACCGACTCCCAGATCATCGCGGGTATGGAGTGGGCCGCCAAGGACATCCACGCCAAGATCATCAGCATGAGCCTGGGCTCCCAGGAGGCCAGCGACGGCACCGACCCCATGGCGGCGGCGGTCAACGCCCTCTCCAAGGACACCGGCGCCCTGTTCGTGATTGCCGCCGGAAACACCGGCACCCCCACCTCCATAGGCTCGCCCGGCGCTGCCGACTCGGCGCTCACCATCGGCGCGGTGGACTCCGCCGACCAGCCCGCGTACTTCACCAGCCAGGGCCCGCGACTCGGCGACAACGCACTCAAGCCCGACCTGTCCGCGCCCGGCGTCGACATCCTCGCCGCCCGCTCGCAGTACGCCGAGGGCACCGGGGCGTACCAGACCATGAGCGGTACGTCGATGGCCACCCCGCACGTCGCGGGCGTCGCGGCGCTGCTCGCCCAGAAGCACCCCGACTGGACCGGGCAGCAGCTCAAGGACGCGCTGATGTCGACGTCCAAGACGCTGCCCGACCCGGTGTACACGCTGGGCGCGGGCCGGGTCGACGTCCCCGCGGCCACCACCGCGAGCATCACCGCCACCGGCAGCGCCGACCTCGGCTTCTACTCCTGGCCGTACGAGGACGACAAGCCGGTCACCCGCACGGTGACCTACGCCAACTCCTCCGACGCACCGGTGACTCTGGCGCTCGCCGCCGACGGAGCCGCCGACGGCGTCGTCAAGCTCGCCGACACGAGCCTGACCGTGCCCGCGCACTCCACCGCGCAGACCACCGTCACCGGCGACGGCGCCAAGGCGCCCGTCGGCAACACCTCGGGGCAGATCACCGCGAGCGCCGGCGGCAAGGTCGTCGCGCACACCGCTTTCGGCCTGGTCAAGGAGGAGGAGCGGTACACCCTCACCGTCCATGTGAAGGACCGGGACGGCGCGCCGGCCGCCGCCGGTCTCGTCGTGCAGGAACTTGCCAGGGGGACCGACCCGTACAACGCGGCCGTCGGCGAGTCCGGCACCCTCACCCTGCGGCTGAAGCCCGGCACCTACTCGGTGGCGTCCTTCCTCGACGTACGCGGAGCCAAGGGCAAGGACTCGCTCGGCCTCGGCTTCCTCACCGACCCGCAGATCGTCGTCGACCGTAACCGTGAAATCACCCTGGACGGGCGCCAGTTGCACCAGATCACGGCGCAGGTGTCGCGGCGCACCGAGACCCGGCAGCTGCTGATGGAGTTCGACCGCAAGGCGAACGGCGCCGACTTCGGCGGAGCGGTACAGGTGCCCCTCGCCTACGACAGCATCTTCGCCGCGCCCACCAAGAAGGTCACCGACGGGACCTTCGAGTACCGCACCGTCTGGCGTCTCGGCAAGCCCCTGCTCGAAGCGGTCGCCGGCGGCAAGCGGATCAGCGACACCGTCGTACAGGCCGGCTCCAGCCTCCTCGACGGCCGCCACCGGGTCGGCATCGCCGACCTCGGGACCGGCACAGCGGCCGAGTACCAGGGCAAGAACGTCCGCGGCAAGGCCGTCCTGGTCCGCGCCACGGCCGGCGTCACCCCGCAGCAGCTCACCGCCGCCGCACAGCAGGCCGGAGTCGTCTCGCTCTTCGTCACCGACGACGCGCCGGGGCGGCTCAGCGCCTGGTTCGGCGCGGACGACGGCTCGGACACGCCTCTCCAGGTGGCGTCCGTGAACGCGGCCGACGGCGCCCTGCTGGCAGCCACCGCGCGCCGCCAGGGCACGGTGGAGCTCACCGGCACCCGCTACACGCCGTACGTCTACGACCTCTCCGACGGCCACCCCGGGGCGGTCCCGAAGGACCTGTCGTACAAGCCGGGCAAGAAGGATCTCGCCACTCTGGACACCAAGTTCCACGCCCCCAAGCCTGTCGACGGCGGCGAGTTCCGCTACTCGATCACCGGTACCTTCCCGATCGGCTACGGATTCGCGGAGCGTACGCACTACCCGGCCGAGCGGACCGACTACGTCAGCACGGGCACGGGCCAGCTCTGGTACCAGTCCGCCACCGCGGGGCCGACCTCGCTGGAGGAGCGCAGCGGTCTGGTCACCTACAAGGGCGGCAGCCGCAGCACACTCGACTGGTTCAAGCCCGTGCTGCACCCCTGGCTCGGCACCGGACTGGGCTGGGGCCAGCAGCGCGCGGGCAACGACCTTCAGTTCAACACCCCCGGCTGGGGCGACTCCGGTCCCGACCACACCGGATTCGGCGACGTCTGGAGCGACGACTCCCTGACCCAGACCACCGATGTGTACGCGAACGGGGTCCAGGTCGACCACAAGACCAGCTCGGGCGCCTACGCCTGGGACGCCGACCCGGCGGAGACCACGTACAAGGTGGTGACCGACACCACGAGCGACCCGGCCACCTGGGTGCTGTCCACGAAGGGCCACTCCGAGTGGACCTTCAAGTCGGCCGAGACCCCGGCCGACCACTACACCTACCTGCCACTGCTCAACCTGGGCTTCGACGTGAACACCGACCTCGCCGGTGATGTCCGTGCCGGGCACACTCTGCCCATCTCCATCAGCGCCGAGTACATCGAGGGCGCCACGGACACCGGGACGATCAAGTCGGGGGCGCTGGAGGTCTCCTACGACGACGGCAAGACCTGGACGTCCGTCGGGCTCAGCACGGCCCACGGCGAATCCACCGTCTGG
This window harbors:
- a CDS encoding S8 family serine peptidase, whose amino-acid sequence is MTRAPAWRRARWLSAGLALALLPAGQALAATGAAQAPAPSRTAPPSATAHATHTVTLITGDRVTVTDLGGGHSTVSVERPKGATGAVRSQTSNGRVTVLPDEALPYLRSGVLDKRLFDVTGLIEQGLGTGKTDGLPLIVTYGKGARSAAPSGATTVRSLPSVGGAAVRAASSGTFWKSLTDSRTRQAGSFADGVRKVWLDGQVKADMAESNAQIGTPAAWQAGLTGKGVKVAVLDTGVDADHPDLKGRISASKSFIAGEDTTDRNGHGTHTTSTVGGSGAASDGKEKGVAPDADLAVGKVLSDEGSGTDSQIIAGMEWAAKDIHAKIISMSLGSQEASDGTDPMAAAVNALSKDTGALFVIAAGNTGTPTSIGSPGAADSALTIGAVDSADQPAYFTSQGPRLGDNALKPDLSAPGVDILAARSQYAEGTGAYQTMSGTSMATPHVAGVAALLAQKHPDWTGQQLKDALMSTSKTLPDPVYTLGAGRVDVPAATTASITATGSADLGFYSWPYEDDKPVTRTVTYANSSDAPVTLALAADGAADGVVKLADTSLTVPAHSTAQTTVTGDGAKAPVGNTSGQITASAGGKVVAHTAFGLVKEEERYTLTVHVKDRDGAPAAAGLVVQELARGTDPYNAAVGESGTLTLRLKPGTYSVASFLDVRGAKGKDSLGLGFLTDPQIVVDRNREITLDGRQLHQITAQVSRRTETRQLLMEFDRKANGADFGGAVQVPLAYDSIFAAPTKKVTDGTFEYRTVWRLGKPLLEAVAGGKRISDTVVQAGSSLLDGRHRVGIADLGTGTAAEYQGKNVRGKAVLVRATAGVTPQQLTAAAQQAGVVSLFVTDDAPGRLSAWFGADDGSDTPLQVASVNAADGALLAATARRQGTVELTGTRYTPYVYDLSDGHPGAVPKDLSYKPGKKDLATLDTKFHAPKPVDGGEFRYSITGTFPIGYGFAERTHYPAERTDYVSTGTGQLWYQSATAGPTSLEERSGLVTYKGGSRSTLDWFKPVLHPWLGTGLGWGQQRAGNDLQFNTPGWGDSGPDHTGFGDVWSDDSLTQTTDVYANGVQVDHKTSSGAYAWDADPAETTYKVVTDTTSDPATWVLSTKGHSEWTFKSAETPADHYTYLPLLNLGFDVNTDLAGDVRAGHTLPISISAEYIEGATDTGTIKSGALEVSYDDGKTWTSVGLSTAHGESTVWKGSLRVPKDAGYISLRASATDDRGGSVKQEIIRAVGVK
- the lnt gene encoding apolipoprotein N-acyltransferase produces the protein MRIPLERLRRAGRSPWWRGAAALLAGGLPMFAFPAPSLWWFAYVALVPWMLLVRAAPTGRRAALDGWLGGTGFMITVHHWLIPSLNVFIVVLAALLGLLWAPWGWLVRWMLGGAASAARVAAALLVLPSGWLMVELVRSWQGLGGPWGLLGSSQWQVAPALRLASVGGVWLVSLLVVAVNTGVVALLVVESARTTAAAGVLACAVLTGAVWMWVPRPETSGGTRIAVVQPGVVPGVNARFARSEALTRQLAGRHVGLVVWGESSVGQDLAARPDLTARIARLSRETGADILVNVDARRSDAPGIYKSSVLVGPTGLTGDRYDKMRLVPFGEYIPARSLLGWATSVGRAAGEDRRHGTHQVVMKLPSGLRVGPLICFETAFPDMSRQLTRDGSQLLVAQSSTSSFQHSWAPEQHASLAALRAAESGRPMVHATLTGVSAVYGPGGDRAGPLLGTGRSTSQVYDIPLAHGTTLYVRFGDWPVHGALAVLAVLCAVEGLRSVRRPAPEPAGPPARRAHGSAGRPWR
- a CDS encoding nuclear transport factor 2 family protein, with the protein product MTQRVELATVMDRLDIDDLITGYAVAVDDGQWADYRALFAPDGRADYRAAGGVEGPASEVADWLADMMRLFPVRQHLIVNRRLRLQDLGGYPGDRAELQADYLNPMRLKSRSPDGAGADGAGTDAASGGAAAPAAPDFVSGGRYAFSLVRTESGWRLLGVVVQEKWRRAPGGI
- a CDS encoding Gfo/Idh/MocA family protein encodes the protein MKVGCIGLGDIAQKAYLPVLTALPGIELHLQTRTPATLTRTAETFRIPADRCHTDLDSLLAQNLDAAFVHAPTGVHPQIVSRLLREGVATYVDKPLSYELAESERLVALAEDRGVSLAVGFNRRLAPGYAQCADHPRDLILMQKNRTDLAEDPRTLVLDDFIHVVDTLRFLAPGPVEHVDVRARIRAGLMHHVVLHLSGDGFSAIGSMNRVSGSTEEILEVSGHGTKRQVVNLAETIDHKGQPTVRRRGDWVPVARQRGIEQCVLGFLEAVTAGKLLSARDALLTHELCERVVLRAQAQAV
- a CDS encoding crotonase/enoyl-CoA hydratase family protein; translation: MTVRIERNGPVTTVVLARPEARNAVDGPTALALADAFRTFDADPDAAVAVLWGEGGTFCAGADLKAVGTPRGNTVTATVGEGDGPMGPTRMRLGKPVIAAVSGHAVAGGLELALWCDLRVADEDAVFGVFCRRWGVPLIDGGTVRLPRLIGESRAMDLVLTGRPVGAAEAHTIGLANRVVPAGTARAAAEELAASIAAFPQTCLREDRLALLEQGGLSEDDALAGELRHGRISLTRMQRGVDEFAAGAGRHGSFGPTPGL